A window from bacterium encodes these proteins:
- a CDS encoding DUF4143 domain-containing protein, with protein sequence MTYLRRHLDDRLAHLASVHPACLIEGIRGVGKTSTASRLAASTLRLDHPPTADLVARDPEAACATLPRPLLIDEWQRVPTVWDAVRRMIDDDRSPGQFLLSGSSRTAMSADIHAGAGRIMPLRLRPMTLSERRGHAPIVALADAGEHGIDVLRGIKSPFSAAEQISPTVHSGLPGYLEMDEVDHQEALRAYLDLAISRDLTEIAAGQRNVGKLRSYLRAYGATLGTTAEHATIHNAAEVSKATGETYHDLLERLGIIEQLPGWSDNRLKRLTKRPKRHLVDPALAAADHFDTAPRLSDNRERLGNLFESAATCQIKATAEALGLGWRFSHLRSAGGENEVDLIADLPDGGVIAFEIKLAEAISTRDARHLSALRDRLGDTFRAGLVVHPGATAHRLNERIAAAPLGTLV encoded by the coding sequence ATGACCTACTTGCGGCGGCATCTCGATGACCGGCTAGCCCACCTGGCCAGTGTGCATCCGGCGTGCCTGATTGAAGGCATCCGGGGTGTGGGCAAAACCAGTACCGCCAGCCGTCTCGCGGCATCAACGCTTCGACTTGACCATCCCCCAACGGCCGATCTGGTGGCCCGCGACCCGGAGGCGGCCTGCGCGACATTGCCAAGGCCATTGCTCATCGACGAATGGCAACGAGTTCCAACGGTGTGGGATGCAGTGCGGCGCATGATCGACGACGACCGGTCTCCCGGCCAGTTCCTCTTGAGCGGATCATCCCGAACGGCAATGAGTGCCGATATACATGCTGGTGCTGGAAGGATCATGCCCCTACGGCTGAGGCCGATGACCCTCTCCGAGAGACGGGGCCACGCCCCCATCGTTGCGCTAGCCGACGCGGGCGAGCACGGGATCGACGTGTTGCGAGGCATCAAGTCGCCATTCTCGGCGGCTGAACAAATCTCCCCAACGGTGCATTCAGGCCTGCCCGGCTACCTTGAGATGGATGAGGTTGACCACCAGGAAGCGCTGCGTGCCTATTTGGACCTCGCCATTTCACGGGACCTGACCGAGATCGCTGCTGGCCAGCGCAACGTCGGCAAGCTCCGCTCCTACTTGCGTGCCTATGGGGCGACCTTGGGTACGACTGCAGAACACGCCACCATCCACAATGCCGCAGAAGTGTCGAAGGCCACCGGCGAGACGTACCACGACCTATTGGAACGGCTCGGGATTATCGAGCAATTGCCCGGCTGGTCCGACAACCGCCTGAAACGCCTTACCAAACGCCCGAAGCGCCACCTTGTAGACCCAGCCCTCGCCGCCGCTGACCACTTCGACACTGCGCCGAGATTGAGCGATAACCGGGAGCGTCTCGGCAACCTATTTGAGAGCGCGGCGACCTGCCAGATCAAGGCAACAGCTGAGGCACTGGGCTTGGGATGGCGGTTCTCCCACCTGCGATCAGCGGGCGGCGAGAATGAGGTCGACCTAATCGCTGACCTTCCCGACGGAGGAGTGATCGCATTTGAGATCAAGCTTGCTGAGGCAATTTCGACTAGGGACGCCCGACACCTCAGCGCCCTGCGAGACCGATTGGGCGATACCTTCCGCGCTGGACTCGTCGTCCACCCTGGCGCCACCGCCCACCGCCTCAACGAGCGCATCGCCGCCGCCCCCCTCGGCACCCTGGTCTGA
- a CDS encoding RsmE family RNA methyltransferase: MKPGGGDGPHVFVDDLEHPELSDEDRHHFTRSLRLRPGDSFTASDGVGSWRVCRLGSGPHDEPDGEAVYVEAPRPKLTIGFALIKGGRPELVVQKLTELGVDAIVPFTAEHSVVRWNSDRATRHIERLRRVAREAAMQSRQVRIPEIGEVAEFADLAAKPGAVRADITGNPPSLDHPTVLIGPEGGWSEAERRQLPAIRLSTSVLRSETAAIGAAALLTALRDGLTSVS, encoded by the coding sequence GTGAAGCCCGGCGGCGGTGACGGCCCCCACGTCTTTGTCGATGACCTAGAACACCCCGAGCTGAGCGACGAGGACCGCCATCACTTCACCCGGTCGCTGCGGTTGCGGCCCGGAGACTCCTTCACCGCCTCCGATGGCGTCGGTTCGTGGCGGGTGTGCCGCCTGGGGTCCGGCCCCCACGACGAGCCCGACGGCGAGGCCGTGTATGTCGAGGCTCCCCGCCCCAAGCTCACCATCGGCTTCGCCCTCATCAAGGGCGGCCGCCCCGAGCTAGTCGTGCAAAAGCTCACCGAGCTAGGGGTGGACGCCATCGTGCCGTTCACCGCTGAGCACAGCGTGGTGCGCTGGAATTCCGACCGGGCAACCCGCCATATCGAGCGATTGCGCCGAGTGGCCCGGGAAGCCGCCATGCAGAGTCGCCAAGTGCGAATCCCCGAGATCGGCGAAGTGGCCGAGTTTGCCGATCTGGCCGCTAAGCCCGGAGCCGTGCGAGCCGACATCACCGGCAACCCCCCATCCCTAGACCACCCCACCGTCCTCATCGGCCCCGAAGGCGGCTGGTCTGAAGCCGAGCGCCGCCAACTCCCCGCCATCCGCCTCAGCACCTCAGTCCTGCGCTCCGAAACCGCCGCCATCGGTGCCGCCGCCCTCCTCACCGCCCTCCGCGACGGATTGACCAGTGTGAGCTGA
- the dnaJ gene encoding molecular chaperone DnaJ, translated as MAADFYELLGVGRDATEDDLKKAFRKLARQYHPDANPDNAEAEARFKEIALAYETLSDPHKRAHYDRFGTAPGAAGGGDPFSGMNLSDIFEAFFGGSSPFGSSPFGTAGGRARTGPQRGADLEAVLTLDFEDAVLGTDAEVTVRTATVCEQCEGRGAAEGTQPITCGTCDGMGQVQRVRQSILGQMVTRTVCDTCSGSGEVIADPCRECRGDGRVVGDRDYTVTVPAGVGQGSTLRVARRGAAGPRGGPPGDLYVHIDVYPHPRFERDGDNLVDRLHLTMVQAALGADLKYETLDSVEDLEIPAGTQSGDVFRIRGRGVPRLEGRGRGDLLVQAMVETPTGLSDDEIDLLRQLAELRGEEVAPTTRKRRREARRR; from the coding sequence ATGGCCGCTGACTTCTACGAGCTGCTCGGCGTGGGCCGAGATGCCACTGAGGACGACCTCAAGAAGGCGTTTCGCAAGCTGGCCCGCCAGTACCACCCCGACGCCAACCCCGACAACGCTGAAGCCGAGGCCCGGTTCAAGGAGATCGCCCTGGCCTACGAGACGCTGAGCGACCCCCATAAGCGAGCCCACTATGACCGCTTCGGCACCGCGCCGGGGGCGGCCGGAGGGGGCGATCCGTTCTCCGGCATGAACCTGAGCGACATCTTCGAGGCCTTCTTCGGGGGATCGAGCCCGTTTGGGTCCAGCCCGTTCGGTACCGCGGGCGGGAGGGCCCGGACCGGTCCCCAGCGCGGTGCCGACCTGGAAGCGGTGCTGACCCTCGACTTTGAAGACGCGGTGCTGGGCACCGATGCCGAGGTGACCGTGCGCACCGCCACGGTGTGCGAGCAGTGCGAGGGCCGGGGCGCGGCCGAGGGAACCCAGCCCATTACCTGCGGCACCTGCGATGGCATGGGCCAGGTGCAGCGGGTGCGCCAGTCGATCCTTGGCCAGATGGTCACCCGCACGGTGTGCGACACCTGCTCGGGCAGCGGCGAGGTAATCGCCGACCCGTGCCGCGAGTGCCGGGGCGATGGCCGGGTGGTGGGCGACCGGGACTACACGGTCACCGTCCCCGCCGGGGTGGGTCAGGGATCCACGCTGCGGGTGGCCCGCCGGGGCGCGGCCGGCCCGCGGGGCGGTCCTCCTGGTGACCTGTACGTGCATATCGACGTGTATCCCCACCCCCGCTTCGAGCGCGACGGCGACAATCTGGTGGACCGGCTGCACTTGACCATGGTCCAAGCCGCCCTGGGCGCCGACTTGAAGTACGAGACGCTGGACAGCGTGGAAGACCTGGAGATTCCCGCCGGCACCCAGTCCGGCGATGTGTTCCGCATCAGAGGCCGGGGAGTTCCCCGGCTGGAGGGCCGGGGCCGGGGCGATCTGCTGGTGCAGGCCATGGTGGAGACGCCCACTGGGCTGAGCGACGACGAGATCGACCTGCTCCGCCAGCTCGCCGAGTTGCGGGGTGAAGAGGTGGCGCCCACGACCAGGAAGCGACGCCGTGAAGCCCGGCGGCGGTGA
- the hrcA gene encoding heat-inducible transcriptional repressor HrcA, with protein MGTQGETLSARKAAVLRAVVEGYISTTQPVGSSHVSEIADLDVSPATVRNEMLALEQAGYLSQPHTSAGRIPTDKGYRHFVDSLTDVSGTLGRTEHQQVRAFFDTTHSELEQMLADTSALLADLTAYAALVVGPQHSSATIRSVSLVDLSERLVMALVVYENGSVDKRTIEMDRPADSVEMARASTQLTDLLAGSPASDLRDRGLDYALTPLAARVLDSLADLSDAEEQLYVGGAASVAGLFDATETVRSVLGILEKQLVVVSLVRDILDRGLTVAIGSETGVATLAECSLIVAPYEVAGQPVGSIGVLGPTRMNYPQALAAVAVVSQNLGDRLSSP; from the coding sequence ATGGGAACCCAAGGCGAGACGCTCTCGGCCCGCAAGGCCGCGGTGCTGCGGGCCGTGGTGGAGGGATATATCTCCACCACCCAGCCCGTGGGCTCCTCCCATGTCTCCGAGATCGCCGATTTGGACGTCTCCCCGGCCACGGTCCGCAACGAGATGCTGGCCTTGGAGCAGGCCGGATACCTGAGCCAGCCCCACACCAGCGCGGGCCGCATCCCCACCGACAAGGGCTACCGCCACTTTGTGGACTCCCTCACCGACGTGTCCGGCACCCTGGGCCGCACCGAGCACCAGCAGGTGCGAGCCTTCTTCGACACCACCCACAGCGAGCTCGAGCAGATGCTGGCCGACACCAGCGCCCTGTTGGCCGACCTCACCGCCTATGCCGCGCTGGTGGTGGGCCCCCAGCACTCCAGCGCCACTATCCGGTCGGTGAGCTTGGTGGACCTGTCGGAGCGGCTGGTGATGGCCCTGGTGGTGTACGAGAACGGGTCGGTGGACAAGCGCACCATCGAAATGGACCGGCCTGCCGACTCGGTGGAGATGGCGCGGGCGTCCACCCAGCTCACCGACTTGCTGGCCGGAAGCCCGGCCAGTGACCTGCGAGACCGCGGGCTGGATTATGCCCTTACCCCGCTAGCGGCCCGGGTGCTGGACTCGCTGGCCGATCTGAGCGATGCCGAGGAGCAGCTCTACGTGGGAGGGGCGGCCAGCGTGGCCGGGCTGTTCGACGCCACCGAGACGGTCCGCTCGGTTCTGGGAATACTGGAGAAGCAGTTGGTGGTTGTTTCGTTGGTGAGAGACATCCTGGATCGAGGCCTCACGGTGGCCATCGGCTCGGAAACCGGGGTGGCCACCCTGGCCGAGTGCTCGCTGATCGTGGCTCCCTACGAGGTGGCCGGTCAGCCGGTGGGTTCCATCGGGGTGCTGGGCCCCACCCGCATGAACTATCCCCAGGCGCTGGCCGCGGTGGCGGTGGTGAGCCAGAACCTGGGCGATCGGCTGTCGTCCCCCTAG
- the lepA gene encoding translation elongation factor 4, producing the protein MDLSHIRNTSIIAHIDHGKSTLADRMLELCGAVDPRDMRAQYLDSMDLERERGITIKLQSVRLDHDGCVINLIDTPGHVDFGYEVSRSLAACESVILLVDAAQGIEAQTLANCYLALENELEVVAAVNKIDLPAAEPDRRAEEIEQVLGIAAEDVLHISAKTGEGVRELLDAVVARTPPPVGNPDAPLQALIFDSHFDQYRGVVSSVRVMNGRLRSGAKIRFMQARADREADEIGAWRPQPTPVDELGPGEVGYLIAGMKNVAEARSGETVTTARDGAAEPLAGYQEPKSMVFCGLYPIDGDEFAALRDSLERLRVSDSSFNYQPESSGALGFGFRCGFLGLLHMEIVRERLEREFNLSLIATAPSVAYRVEMDSGEEVEVDNPSEMPPSAEIKGIQEPMLAATIIAPADYTGTLMELCQARRGEMKKLEYLSPERVELAYRLPLAEVVVDFFDQLKSRTQGYASLDYEPDGYASSDLTKVDILLQHEPVDAFSSIVHRDAAYSYGRRMTEKLKELIPRQQFDVPIQAAIGGKIIARETVKAFRKDVTAKLYGGDVTRKRKLLENQKAGKKKMKAIGRVDVPQDAFISALRLDD; encoded by the coding sequence ATGGATCTCTCCCACATCCGCAACACGTCGATCATCGCTCATATCGACCACGGCAAATCCACGCTGGCCGACCGCATGCTGGAGTTGTGCGGAGCGGTCGACCCAAGGGATATGCGGGCCCAGTATCTGGACTCCATGGACTTGGAGCGGGAGCGGGGCATCACCATCAAGCTCCAGAGCGTCCGCCTCGACCACGACGGCTGCGTGATAAACCTCATTGACACTCCCGGACACGTGGACTTCGGCTATGAGGTGAGCCGCTCCCTGGCCGCCTGCGAGTCGGTCATCTTGTTGGTGGACGCCGCCCAGGGCATCGAGGCCCAGACGCTGGCCAACTGCTACCTGGCCCTGGAGAACGAGCTGGAGGTGGTGGCCGCCGTCAACAAGATCGACCTGCCCGCGGCCGAGCCCGATCGCCGGGCCGAGGAGATCGAGCAGGTTCTGGGCATTGCCGCCGAGGACGTGCTGCACATCAGCGCCAAGACCGGAGAAGGCGTGCGCGAACTGCTCGATGCGGTGGTGGCCCGCACCCCGCCGCCGGTCGGCAACCCCGACGCCCCGCTCCAGGCGCTGATCTTCGACTCCCATTTCGACCAGTACCGGGGCGTGGTCAGCTCGGTGCGGGTGATGAACGGGCGGCTGCGGTCGGGGGCCAAGATCCGCTTCATGCAGGCCCGCGCCGACCGGGAGGCCGACGAGATCGGAGCCTGGCGCCCCCAGCCCACACCGGTCGACGAACTGGGACCCGGCGAGGTGGGCTACCTCATCGCCGGGATGAAGAACGTGGCCGAGGCCCGGTCGGGGGAGACCGTCACCACCGCCCGCGATGGCGCGGCCGAGCCCCTGGCCGGCTACCAGGAGCCCAAGTCGATGGTGTTCTGCGGGCTGTATCCCATCGACGGCGACGAGTTCGCCGCGCTGCGCGACTCCCTGGAGCGGCTGCGGGTGAGCGACTCCAGCTTCAACTACCAGCCGGAGTCGTCGGGGGCGCTGGGCTTCGGATTCCGCTGCGGCTTCTTGGGGCTCTTGCACATGGAGATCGTGCGGGAGCGCCTCGAGCGGGAGTTCAACCTCAGCCTCATCGCCACCGCCCCGTCGGTGGCCTACCGGGTAGAGATGGACAGCGGCGAAGAAGTGGAGGTGGACAACCCATCGGAAATGCCCCCGTCGGCGGAGATCAAGGGCATCCAGGAGCCCATGCTGGCCGCCACCATCATCGCTCCCGCCGACTACACCGGCACCCTGATGGAGCTGTGTCAGGCCCGTCGGGGGGAGATGAAGAAGCTGGAGTACCTGTCGCCCGAGCGGGTGGAGCTGGCCTACCGGCTGCCGCTGGCCGAGGTGGTGGTGGACTTCTTCGACCAGCTCAAGAGCCGCACCCAGGGCTATGCCAGCCTGGACTACGAGCCCGACGGCTACGCCTCCTCCGACCTCACCAAGGTGGACATCTTGCTCCAGCACGAGCCGGTGGACGCCTTCAGCTCCATCGTCCACCGGGATGCGGCCTATTCCTACGGCCGGCGCATGACCGAGAAGCTCAAGGAGCTCATACCCCGCCAGCAATTCGACGTTCCCATCCAGGCGGCCATCGGCGGCAAGATCATCGCCCGGGAGACGGTCAAAGCCTTCCGCAAAGACGTCACCGCCAAGCTGTACGGCGGCGACGTGACCCGCAAGCGCAAGCTGCTGGAGAACCAGAAGGCCGGCAAGAAGAAGATGAAGGCCATCGGCCGGGTGGACGTGCCCCAGGACGCCTTCATATCCGCCCTCCGCCTCGACGACTGA
- the rpsT gene encoding 30S ribosomal protein S20, translating to MANIKSQIKRNRQNEKRRQRNRAVRSEVITRTRTAEAAAQYGDAEETAEAARMAIKRIDKAATKGVLHPNTAARKKSRLMKRLARLQAE from the coding sequence GTGGCAAACATCAAGAGCCAGATAAAGCGCAATCGCCAAAACGAGAAGCGCCGCCAACGCAACCGGGCCGTGCGCTCGGAGGTCATCACCCGAACTCGAACCGCGGAGGCCGCCGCCCAATACGGGGACGCCGAAGAGACCGCCGAGGCGGCCCGCATGGCCATCAAGCGCATCGACAAGGCGGCCACCAAGGGCGTGTTGCACCCCAACACCGCCGCCCGGAAGAAGTCCCGCTTGATGAAGCGCCTGGCCCGGCTTCAGGCTGAGTAG
- the holA gene encoding DNA polymerase III subunit delta, with product MSATVVLLHGDDEVLLSNAVRDRVAQLVGDGDRSLMVAELTEAAYLEDDDYHIAPLVDAAQTPPFLTERRVVVGREMGRFSTVDSLSPLLGYLENPLETTDLVLVWEKGPALQRLNAVPKRLSEAVAEAGGEVVGAGVPRGRDGAAKWMDTQIAAAGLRLRPGAKRLLADHLGEDMSRLPAVLTTLASAYGPDRALEADDVAPFIWEAGSVPPWELTDAVESGNIADALDKLRRMLHAGGRNEMQVLSTLYNHHNRLLRLDGADAADEKEAAELLGLKGSTFPARKALRQVRKLGSKRVARSIELLAQADLDLRGASAVPPEGVLEVLVARLTQLNR from the coding sequence ATGAGCGCCACGGTGGTCCTTCTGCACGGAGACGATGAGGTGCTGTTGTCCAACGCGGTGCGCGACCGTGTGGCCCAGTTGGTGGGCGACGGCGACCGGTCGCTGATGGTGGCCGAGCTGACCGAGGCCGCCTACTTGGAAGACGACGACTACCACATCGCCCCGCTGGTGGACGCGGCCCAGACCCCGCCGTTCCTCACCGAGCGGCGGGTGGTGGTGGGCCGGGAGATGGGCCGATTCTCCACCGTCGATTCGCTCAGCCCATTGCTTGGCTATCTGGAGAACCCCCTGGAGACAACCGATTTGGTGCTGGTGTGGGAGAAGGGGCCGGCGCTTCAAAGGCTGAACGCAGTGCCCAAGCGCCTATCGGAAGCAGTAGCCGAGGCCGGCGGTGAGGTGGTCGGCGCCGGGGTACCCCGGGGCCGCGACGGCGCGGCCAAGTGGATGGACACCCAGATCGCCGCCGCGGGGCTCCGGCTTCGGCCCGGGGCCAAGCGGCTGCTGGCCGACCACCTGGGGGAGGACATGAGCCGCCTGCCTGCGGTGCTCACCACGCTGGCGTCGGCCTATGGGCCGGATCGGGCATTGGAGGCCGACGATGTGGCCCCGTTCATCTGGGAGGCCGGGTCGGTGCCCCCTTGGGAGCTCACCGATGCGGTGGAGTCGGGCAACATCGCCGACGCCTTGGACAAACTGCGCCGCATGCTCCACGCCGGAGGCCGCAACGAGATGCAGGTGCTGTCCACCCTCTACAACCACCACAACCGGCTGCTGCGCTTGGACGGGGCCGACGCGGCCGACGAGAAGGAGGCGGCCGAGCTGCTGGGCCTCAAGGGCTCCACCTTCCCGGCCCGAAAGGCGCTGCGCCAGGTGAGGAAGCTGGGGTCGAAGCGGGTAGCCCGATCGATCGAGCTGCTGGCCCAAGCCGACTTGGACTTGCGAGGTGCCTCTGCTGTGCCCCCAGAGGGGGTGCTGGAGGTGCTGGTGGCCCGTCTGACCCAGCTGAACCGCTAG
- the folP gene encoding dihydropteroate synthase — translation MIVELGPHRYDVTTRALVMGILNRTPDSFYDAGQYWDFDAFLAKADELVAEGADFLDVGGVKAGPGPEVTEAEEMDRVVPAIEALRKRFDLPISVDTWRASVARESYAAGAVVGNDISGFADPDFLHEAAEARASVVACHVRLAPRVADPEPVYDDLVGEVGRFLAERAQWAVDAGIPPQRVMLDAGHDLGKTPEMSAELLRRADELVDLGYPIFLSVSNKGFLGALTDTEVGDRREATLAAHALGVGLGCRILRAHDVAGTRRVADFMSAILQRQRECA, via the coding sequence GTGATTGTGGAGCTGGGGCCGCATCGCTATGACGTGACCACCCGGGCCCTGGTCATGGGGATCTTGAACCGCACGCCTGACTCGTTCTATGACGCCGGTCAGTACTGGGATTTCGACGCTTTTTTGGCCAAGGCGGATGAGCTGGTGGCCGAGGGGGCCGACTTCTTGGACGTGGGCGGGGTGAAGGCCGGTCCTGGCCCTGAGGTGACCGAGGCCGAGGAGATGGACCGGGTGGTGCCAGCCATAGAGGCGCTGCGGAAGCGCTTCGACCTGCCCATATCGGTGGACACCTGGCGGGCCTCGGTGGCCCGGGAGAGCTACGCTGCCGGGGCGGTGGTGGGCAACGACATCAGCGGGTTCGCCGACCCCGACTTCCTACACGAGGCGGCAGAAGCGAGGGCATCAGTGGTGGCCTGCCATGTGCGGTTGGCGCCGAGGGTGGCCGATCCCGAGCCGGTATACGACGACCTGGTGGGAGAGGTGGGCCGGTTTCTGGCCGAGCGGGCCCAATGGGCCGTTGACGCGGGTATTCCCCCGCAGCGGGTCATGCTCGATGCCGGCCATGATCTGGGCAAGACCCCCGAGATGTCGGCGGAGCTGCTACGCCGTGCCGACGAGCTGGTGGATTTGGGCTATCCCATCTTCCTGTCAGTGTCCAACAAGGGGTTCTTGGGGGCGCTGACCGACACCGAGGTGGGAGACCGGCGGGAGGCAACGCTGGCGGCCCATGCCCTCGGGGTCGGGCTGGGCTGTCGGATCTTGCGGGCCCACGATGTTGCCGGCACCCGCCGGGTGGCCGACTTCATGAGTGCAATCCTCCAACGCCAACGGGAGTGTGCATGA
- a CDS encoding ComEC/Rec2 family competence protein, translated as MSDRHAVALAVAALAGAWWSAAVPLVPAIVLGVVALAVRRPWLLVAAVVLLSSSLGARAWAGLDPLEPSAFDGEAALVSDPVPVGEGMRVFVRADGRRYEAWAYGRAARDLSKRLAGDRVNVAGSVRPILPLPDYQAARHIANRLNIDRIHGHQDGPVPYRLANWLRRTIARGAQTMDGDRLALFTGLSYGDDRHQSPVVSDDFRASGLTHLLAVSGQNVAFVLILARPLIEQFDYRGRWVLTLGAIGFFALVTRFEPSVLRASAMAAIAATATLVGREASSRRVLALAVALLVLVDPLLVHSVAFRLSVAASTGIILWSPRLAERLPGPRILADAVAVTISAQLAVSPLLIATFGGVPVASLPANLLAAPVAGPIMMWSLSAGVVAGLVGGPLAQVIHWPTSVGIGWIQAVAGWAASARLGELQIPHLVAVAMGAVVWWLARRRLLRAAAAGGLAMALLVPAVALRIADPPFHAVLDSGVEVWRHHHATVVILGANRSTERLLEDLRRAGVEAVDAVVADRGTRAQRDQILSLKERMWVGTVIAPPGHRIGGATTIRTGQQVLVGDLIVEVTSHDPRLTVSVTLSPDTSAV; from the coding sequence ATGAGTGACCGCCACGCGGTGGCGTTGGCCGTCGCCGCTCTGGCCGGTGCCTGGTGGTCGGCGGCCGTCCCGCTGGTTCCGGCGATTGTCCTGGGGGTTGTTGCCCTGGCCGTCCGCCGGCCGTGGCTGCTGGTGGCCGCGGTCGTGCTGCTGAGTTCGTCGCTGGGAGCGCGGGCCTGGGCGGGCCTCGATCCCCTTGAACCTTCAGCGTTTGACGGCGAAGCCGCCCTGGTGTCCGATCCGGTGCCAGTGGGCGAGGGGATGCGGGTGTTCGTGCGGGCGGACGGACGACGCTATGAGGCTTGGGCCTACGGCCGCGCCGCCCGAGACCTGAGCAAACGATTGGCAGGGGACCGCGTCAACGTCGCCGGTAGCGTCCGGCCGATCCTGCCGCTTCCCGACTACCAAGCGGCCCGCCATATCGCCAATCGGCTGAACATCGACCGCATCCACGGTCATCAGGATGGACCTGTTCCCTATCGGCTGGCCAACTGGCTGCGACGAACCATCGCCCGGGGCGCTCAGACGATGGACGGCGACCGCCTCGCCCTGTTCACCGGGCTGTCGTACGGCGACGACCGCCACCAGTCGCCGGTGGTGTCCGATGACTTTCGGGCCTCGGGGCTCACCCATCTGCTGGCCGTGTCGGGCCAGAACGTGGCCTTCGTGCTCATCTTGGCCCGACCCCTGATCGAGCAGTTCGACTACCGGGGCCGCTGGGTGCTCACCCTGGGGGCCATCGGCTTTTTCGCTCTGGTCACCCGGTTTGAGCCGTCGGTGCTGCGGGCCTCAGCCATGGCCGCCATCGCCGCCACCGCCACCCTCGTGGGGCGCGAGGCCTCTAGCCGCCGTGTGCTGGCCCTGGCCGTGGCCCTGTTGGTGCTGGTTGATCCGCTGTTGGTTCATTCGGTGGCCTTCCGGCTGTCAGTGGCCGCTTCGACGGGCATCATCTTGTGGTCCCCCCGCCTCGCCGAGCGCTTACCCGGTCCTCGGATATTGGCCGACGCGGTGGCCGTGACCATCTCAGCACAGTTGGCCGTGTCACCGCTGCTGATCGCCACCTTCGGCGGGGTGCCGGTGGCCTCTTTGCCCGCCAACCTGCTGGCCGCCCCGGTGGCCGGGCCGATCATGATGTGGAGTCTGTCGGCCGGCGTGGTGGCCGGACTGGTGGGCGGTCCGCTTGCCCAGGTCATCCATTGGCCCACCAGCGTGGGCATTGGCTGGATCCAGGCGGTGGCCGGCTGGGCGGCGTCAGCTCGACTGGGCGAGCTGCAAATCCCGCATCTGGTCGCAGTGGCCATGGGCGCGGTCGTCTGGTGGTTGGCCCGGCGTCGACTGCTGCGGGCGGCGGCCGCCGGGGGATTGGCCATGGCGCTGTTGGTGCCGGCGGTGGCCCTGCGGATCGCCGATCCTCCGTTCCACGCCGTGCTCGACTCCGGCGTCGAAGTGTGGCGCCATCACCACGCGACAGTGGTCATTCTGGGCGCCAACCGGTCGACCGAACGGCTACTCGAGGACTTGCGCCGGGCCGGGGTTGAAGCCGTGGATGCGGTAGTAGCCGACCGGGGCACCCGGGCCCAGCGCGACCAGATTCTCTCGCTCAAAGAGCGGATGTGGGTGGGAACGGTCATCGCTCCGCCCGGCCACCGCATCGGCGGCGCCACCACCATCCGCACCGGCCAACAAGTCCTGGTTGGAGACCTCATAGTAGAGGTGACCTCCCACGACCCCCGTCTGACGGTGTCGGTAACCCTGTCACCCGACACCAGCGCGGTGTAG
- a CDS encoding helix-hairpin-helix domain-containing protein: MTPAERVREMWDDYRHLITGPRLLMAGAGLVAAIAVAAYLMVGANGTPRPEAIIPMATPLPVAATPSVEPTPILVHAAGAVHTPGVYLFRGEARVHDLVQAAGGLTPDADHDRVNLAAPLSDGLWMYFPRIGQTTVPAPVGGSGSGGGGAQARSGPLNLNIATAEQLESLPGVGPAIAAAIIEHRQRIGGFASVDGLLAVSGIGPSKLEQIRALVAV, encoded by the coding sequence TTGACTCCCGCGGAACGGGTCCGGGAGATGTGGGATGACTACCGCCATCTGATCACCGGCCCCCGACTGCTGATGGCCGGGGCCGGGTTGGTGGCTGCCATCGCAGTGGCCGCCTACCTGATGGTCGGTGCCAACGGCACCCCCCGGCCAGAGGCGATCATTCCTATGGCCACACCGCTGCCGGTTGCCGCAACACCATCGGTTGAGCCGACTCCGATCCTGGTCCACGCCGCCGGTGCGGTTCATACCCCGGGGGTGTACTTGTTCCGGGGGGAGGCCCGAGTCCACGACTTGGTCCAGGCCGCCGGGGGGCTGACCCCTGATGCCGACCACGACCGGGTGAACCTGGCTGCTCCGCTCTCCGACGGCCTATGGATGTACTTCCCGCGAATTGGCCAGACCACCGTGCCCGCCCCGGTGGGCGGAAGCGGGTCAGGGGGCGGTGGAGCGCAGGCCCGCTCCGGGCCACTCAACCTCAACATTGCCACCGCCGAGCAGTTGGAGTCGCTGCCCGGGGTAGGGCCGGCCATTGCTGCGGCCATTATCGAACACCGACAGCGGATCGGCGGGTTTGCCTCTGTTGACGGGTTGCTGGCGGTGTCGGGCATCGGTCCCAGCAAACTCGAACAGATCCGGGCCCTGGTCGCCGTGTGA